aaaccacaattGTTATTTTGCAtggataaaaagagaaaaaagatttaaaaaataaaaatatatgtatttatattgaAGCTGTTGTGTTGTATGGCATCATTTGCTCAAGTTTGCCAAGCAAACATAATTGAGGGAATTAAAAATCACATCCAGCATCTAAAATTTATCTGTCATTGTTTAAATCTGGATCTAACAGAAACTTCAAAATATCTTTGGAATCTGCAGCAGGTACAATCTGTTATTTGTGCCTTCTTCAAAAGATGGTAAAGGAAGTAAATTAAGAAGACTAAAGTTATCATGGTTGACCATAAATGGCTGGAACAAAGTCATTTTACTGTGTGGTTAAAGCAGGGTTTAAAGCAAGTCACAGAGTGTTTGATATGTTTGATGTGGTCACAGATGAGAAATCCATGACCTGCCACTCTGTATTGTGTTTCTGGGGCAGGTGAAAGGATTGGACATGAAGCTTCTTTAGGTGTGAGTGTCGATGGTGTTGATGTCAATTAGTCTCCTAAATTACATTTGCTCCACGTCTCATATGGCAGTTGGGACTGATTATATGgttttattgcatgtttttagATGTCCCACTGCCAATGAACGCACCTGATGAGCAAATACACTGGACCTGCGAGGTTCTCCCTTCTCCCTAACAGGAGCCAATCGACGGTGGAGAAAGAGGCTCCGGACTGGAAGGAGAGGGGTTGCAAAAGAGCCTGGGGAGGATGACAGGAGGAAGACGGCAAGAGGAAAAACGACAAGAGGAGACAGCACGAGGCTGGGAACCGAGGCAGAGAGAAACGCCGAGGCGAAGCAGGAGAAGACCCAGGACGTTACGACGCGTCACACTCACAGCGACAGGGCTAGTAGCTCTGTCTGGTGTGTGAGTACCCCTTTAGGCTTTTAGTAatgttctggtgtgtgtacatcCCCGTGGGAGGGTTGATGGTGTTGGACGTCCATACTGgcagtggttttgtgtctttcaggttGCCTTCTGCAGGAGAGTCCAGGCCCGGAAGAAAGCTACTGGACACTGTAGCCACCGAACCTCATGCTCCTTACCCCGGTCTCTCTGAATCTTAAGTactcattttaaacagagaCTTCTCGTTTTAAAGGACATTGACCCCGCCGGTTTTAACCTGGTTGACACCATTTTAATAggttttaaccagttttgtgatttttttttaatttaattttttaagaaAACCGCTCCCTGCCAAAAATTAATTTTATGCATGGACATCTCATTTCCGCTCTCTGTTTTAACCGTCACTGTGCTCCACCAGATACATTAAGAATCTGCAAAAACTTGCAATACCATTTACCTTCATCATTCAATCACAGACCCCACGGCTCACACATGGACCGTCTCTAATGAATCAAATATGGTCTACGTGACAATAAACACAGACACCAACAATTCGCTTCCTCTTGGTGCGAAAGgtcgtctgtgtgtgtttgatataGTCACTTACTTAATACAAAGAGGCAAAGTACACATCCAGAAGAGGCAGGGCTCTGGACAGGGACACCCTTTAAAAGCAGCCACTTACTCTTTTCAGGTTGTTCAATCTATCCCAGCATGTCTTTCTCGGTCATTCTGCTGTTGCTGTGCGTTTTCTTCATCGTCTTACTTCTCAGGCCCAAGAGGCCCAAGAATTTTCCACCAGGACCTGCTCCTCTGCCTATACTGGggaacattttgcacctgagcCTTCAAAACCCTTTGAAGGACTTGGAGAGAGTAAGAAATATGTTGCAATGAATGAtgttgctgtgtaaatgccTCAAAGTGTTAGAATGCCCAAAGAATCTTTGCACTACATTCTTAAATAAGCACAGGctcctgttgtttttatgtgattGCACATTATGTCATTGACACACAGTTGACTGCTTGCAAACTTTGAGCAGCATGGCAGGTTGTGCAGTCGTCTTTTGACAACTTTGACTGAGAAAAGTCACAGTGAGTCAGctcattaaaggcattatggaggatgtttttttttttgtttgtttaatttgtctgattcacataaaatgaatatactgacctttagtggacttgtatgtatggtctctaaaagaataaaaaaatttaaaaaataactgtggacatggcaggacctgaaaatcatcagccaatcaatgcgctcggaccgaggtgtttggtttgctccctttcctgtcaatcaaaaatcttccggctcagacCGAGTTACGTacattacgtacgccttggacttacgtgttttctgtatgtgttgctttggtatagcttcgtagttagctggtgacttgttttgctcatctttttttacataatggcagataaagatccagggggacccagccgtaaaagacaacttcacgagtgctacgcaagtttctggaggggggcgtttcttcgtaaatgttaagaggggggaggttagagggggatgagggagaggttgtatgtgcgcatgcgcatgctacgttcaaagtcgtaggaaattaaatctcctctaatgcctttaaatgccTGCAATGATCTGaggcaacacggtctcacggggattcgtgaaactgttacgtaaattttttgtttctttttcgtgcgcaccaacacgatttcgtcatgtttttcgtgccgctcaccacgaaatgtttttcgtgttgctcacaacgaaacccgctgtggtaatcacagctgaaagtggtttataccagcggattcatgacgatctaagctgtccatcggcgtatactgcttgtgtgatcgcgtttgcggccgccggccgccggacattcttgaaattcctatgcaaattgggaaaaaaaaaaaaaaaaaaaaaaaaaaaaaaaaaggtaagtgtaccaccgggttatggttatggttagggttatggttagggacgatgtcatgcaaaatatagcgttggattcgccatggttttacattaaaaatataatacacacattcgtttgaaatacgttctgggtggcacgaaaagtccgccgtttaaaatacattggtgcgcatttcgtggtgagcggcacgaaaaacatgacgaaatcgtgttggtgcgcacgaaaccgaaactaaaacttacgtgacagtttcacgaatcctcgtgagatcgggctgtctGAGGCCACATATATTGATAAATGTGCAGGATGAGATTTTAAAACTGCCATGTGTGAGTGCACCACTATATATGGTCCACGTCATTAATTGACATCTGTGTAGGTAAAAGTAAAATGCTACTGTGCCACATCTTGGTATGATGTGACTGTTTAAGTCTTAACATTGTCACGGACTGagttggtggacccgagcagaaagccacactaccagggctggctgaatgcaagtggtttattgtttggggtgaaaatggtggctaggtgggggaaaaccagggtgtaggagcggggggttccgggcaggagtgggggtccaggcaggagtgggggttccaggcaggagtgggggttccaggcaggagtgggggttccaggcaggagtgggggttccaggcaggagtgggggttccaggcaggagtggggatccaggcaggaaaAACCGGTGAGGACTTTGtcgggagagccggaggggaagaaggatggcgggggatcccgggcagctgaactgaacaagcaggagaaaacaacgtcaGAACACGGCAgaaactcaaaacagaaaatgttgaagGCTAGAgcgcaaaccgaactgcatggttcttgtttaatactctggcagggagtggaaggctgagccggtacttattgtaggggtgagtcgttagcaagatgattgtcagctgcccgggagacgtggagatagttgattgcctgagtggagtcagctggagaagctagactccactcaggcaccgagctgtaggggaaagacaggacagaggaaCAGATGGAAGATAGGcaggccaggcagggcagaggaacagatgagacaggcagggcagaggagtggatgagagacaggcagggcagagaaaacaggagagggggagagaagcagatgggaaaaggggtatttggggatgtcaggtgggaaggacgggggtgaggagggagccctgacaaaCATACAAGAGAATTAAGATGTTTTGAGATTGATGTCCTATCAGCACTGAACCTTGTATCTATATTAAAACCATGTTGTAGTTGTCAATAATTGTGTGAAAGTCAATGAGGTATGCTGCATTGTTTTgacttcattttctcagtgtttttattattgtgtgcTACTCTTTCATAAGGAGTTCTGTTTTCATCCTTTTTCTATTATAGGCCATGTCCTTGAGGACAATGAATTGATAAACCCCTTTAAAGATAATCTCATTCTAAAGGTATGATACATGCTTTTCAACCACTGACTTGTTATGTTGTTCCTTCCCAGCTGAAGAAATCATATGGAAATGTCTACAGTCTGTTCCTCGGTCCTAATCCGGTTGTCTTCATCCACGGGGTGAAGGCCATGAAGGAGGCTATGGTGACCAGAGCTACTGATTTTGCTGGACGACCTCAAGACCTGTTTCTGATTGACCTCTCAAAGAGAAAAGGTAGTTGGATATGACACATCACACCTTGGGTGTACCTTCTATTTAAACAGTGGCGGGAACTTATTAAGCAAGGTTTAGATGTTTAAACACTTCATTTTCTACAATCTTTTCCATCAGTACACATGTCGGCATGATTTACTCTTCAGTCCTCTTTTTGTTTGGGGAGGTAAGCTCTCTAAATGTGCATTAGCATGTAATCACATCAGTGATATTAAATACATGAAATTATTTTACTTAATTTCCAAACTCTACAGCTTTAATCGCTCAGATTTCCAATAGTTAATAGTTCAAAACTTTCTACACATTCAAAACATATCACACATCAGTGCTTCTGACTGATTTTTAGGAATTCTGAACGTCCTAACAATGGTTTTGAAGCCAACTGAAAATACAACATATATTGACTTTAACAGATGAGAACATCAATCAGATCTATTGGATATATCTATATGCTGCTTCACCTTTGCAGGAGTAATTTTGATAGATTATGGCCCACACTGGAGGGAGCATCGTcgctttgctttgatgacaaTGAGAAACTTTGGCATGGGGAAGAGATCAATGGAGGACAGAATTCATGATGAGATTCAATACACCATGACAACACTGGAAAAGAGCATCGGTACGTCATCTGTGGGCCCACACAACTGTCTTTGTATTGCGCTGTTGTTTCTCTCATGCTCTTTTATGCTACCGTACAAATGTTtgcttgctttttgtcttttacaggCAAAACTCTGAGTCCTCAAGTGATGTTTCATCATGCCGCCTCCAACATCATCAACCAGGTTCTTTATGGTACACGCTTCGAATATGATGATACTTTTATGACAGAAACTATTCGGTGCTTCACTGAGATTGCCAAAATAACCAACGGACCATGGGCGATGGTGAGTAGAAGCACGTTTCTGAGGTCATAAATCTGAGTCAGAAATATCTGGCAGGGAAAACAATGTTTGGAGGTACTATGTGAAAGTATGTGAAGCAATTTTTCATTTCAATGTGTGAGTGGATTGCATAACATAACTTACAAAACTGAGACCTTCTTTGACTGGCTCTACAGTTTCTGACAGTCTGCAGATTGGATGATATGCAAAAGTAATCCTAGAGTGGACTTGTGGTTCTCTCTGAACTTTGTAAGGGTGATTTCttgctgtattttctgtcaATATTCTGACTCTGGTCCTTTAAAAAGAATAACTGAGGATATAATAATCTGTTCAGAACAATTCATACCAGGGAGTGGAATGAGAACATTCAGATTCAGACATATTAATGCTTTCGCTTTGTTTACAGCTGTATGACACTTTCCCATTCATCCGTAACCTGCCACTGCCCTTCAGAAAGGCCTTTGAGAATGTCGAggtaaaaatcactttaaccacAGGCGTATAGCATAACAATCAACACACATTGCCATTTTATCACTGACACATATACTCTAATATGTGtcagtgaaaacaaacaatgtaaaGTTATATAAACGTTGAATgatgacttttgttttttagacTTTGACAAGCCTTCTATTTGGCTTGTTGAATGAGCACAAGAAGACCAGAGTCCCTGGAGAGCCACAAGACTTAATTGAGAGTTATCTGGATGAAATGGATAAGGTATCACTATTGTAGATGATATGCTGTTTGTTGATCTGGTTTGtgtttaaataaattacaagaaattCCTATTTTGCACACTGAAATCCAATTCATTGTGGTCACAAGTTGACTCCTTTCACCTCCCATAGTGTGTATCAGTATAATATAATTACATTGTACCTCACTTGCATCTCTCTTACAAAGAACACTCTTTTTTTAGAGACCAGATGACCCTTCATTTTCAGAGGAccagctcaacaggtttgcagcAGATCTTCACTTTGCTGGCACTGACACAACTTCCAACACCCTGCTGACTGGTTTTCTTTACCTCATGAACTACCCACACATACAAGGTATAACTGCACACCCAATCATGGGTTTTCCCTCTGATTTCACTGGCTCTGTAACTGACCCATTGTTTCTATCAAATTTTTGTGCGCTCATAAGAATTACAGACACCCACTTCTATACTTACAAAACAGGGGTCAATAACTCCATTTGATCCTCTGACCAATTTATGCAACAGATCTTGCTTGACTGGCATTGATCAAAACCTCTGAAATTCGTTTTGGTACAAAACATGATAAGCTTGTGTTATTTCCACTTGCTCGTTGATTTTTAAATACCTTTGTTTACTTTAACTGAATACCATATGGCATTATAATTGGAGATACGATTTGAACAACTGAGGCCCATAACTTTTTGTACCCACATAGAAAACACAGGTTGAAAGGAAACAGAGACTGAATTCCATTCAGGTATTTCACAAAGCCATGCAAGTATGTTACCATGCAACATACTAGGACGCTGAATGGGAAGCAGTGATTATTACCAATTCATTTGACCTCTTGACATTTTGTTGTAATCTCATTGTTTTGTGAAATATggaaaagaaacatattttcttttccaCTTCAGAGCGATGTCAGCAAGAGATCGACAAGGTGTTGGAAGGGAAGGATCGGGCCTGTTTTGACGACAGACATAACATGCCTTACGTGCAGGTACTGTACTGTACCCTGTTCAGACAGATTTAAGGTGTGCCTGGGCTTGAGTGCCACATCTTTTAGATCATGATGAAACGTTAGCTTAAGGTTGGAGATACAGAAAATCGGTGAATTTGGAAATCCATTGTAATCACTGTACATTGCAGGTAATTCCCCTTACTGCAGCTGTATTGACCTGAGCTCTTGGGGCTGAACTTCTAAAGGCCTGCATTGTCAAATGTTTAAATCTCTCTTCATACAGGCTGTGATCCACGAAGTGCAGAGGATGTCCAACACTGTTCCACTCAGCGTCTTGCACTGCACAACGAAAGACACAGAGCTTGCGGGATATTCCATTCCGAAGGTAAGACGCAACTGGTTAAATAGGTTTTgctgacaaagacaacaaagttAAGATCATCTTTTACCTGGGTAGGTTCttagtcatccaggtcatggtaatccatAAGAACTTCAGGAGCAGGAAACTGCacttttggttcttgaagacttTTCAAATTTTATCCAAGAGGTTTCTTCAGTTGTAACTGACTGAAGGAGAGTACCAGATGCATattacaaaaaacagaacagatggAACAACATTCTCACACCTTATGCCTCTATAAAGGTGAATAAAGTTGTGGTACAACAGAGTCAGCTATTCAGGATGAAGTTTAGCAGCCCATATGCATCTCAAGGACAAGGGCCACTCCTTAGAGGACAGCAATGTtcacattctggagagaaatggtgTTTCAAGAGAGGAATGAAGGAATCCATCTATATTAAATCAAAAGACGTCATCCATGACACCACCTTTCAGGTACTTTTAATGCAGTCTTGACATCTCTCCCAAGAAAGTTTGGCCACCATGAACACCTTGAGTCATTCCTCACCTGGCAGTTTACACTGTGATTCATGTGAATCTTCTTTTTAAACGGCCATAAGCCATATGAGTTATAGGTGATGATATGTCTTTGACTCCCCATCAGTCTGAGAAAGCCTCCTGAATGAgcagtgaaatgtcttcaaaaacCAACAAGTGAATTCCAGTTGCCTTCTAGTGAACCACTTTAGAGCATCTTATATACCTTTATTTCCGGTTTACTTCCTCCTCAGGGTACAACGATCATTCAGAACCTGACCTCATTGCACAATGAGGAGGGACAGTGGAAATACCCTCATGAATTCAACCCTGGAAATTTCCTCAATGACCAGGGAGAGTTTGTTAAACCAGAGGCCTTCATGCCTTTCTCTGCAGGTACAAGAGCATAAAAACTCTATTACGCTTGGAGTGACAGTCACAGATGGGATGAATCAAATGaaactgttttttgttcctcagGTCCTCGGATGTGCCTCGGAGAGGGCCTGGCTCGTATGGAGCTCTTCCTCATCATGGTGACTCTGCTGAGGAAGTTTAAGTTCATCTGGCCTGACAATGCAGGAAAACCAGACTTCACTCCAGTCTATGGCGTCACTTTGTCTCCCAGACCTTATCGGATGAAGGTCCAACTCAGGTCATCGGCATGAAGCGACCTTAAGACACACAGCAGAAATAGTGCAGACTGAAAAACTGACTCTTAATAGCCGTGAATCCCCAAATCATTCAATTAGATTTGGACCTATTATCAGTCTCATTATTAATCATTAAGTACACTGTGCCatactgacacaaaatgagatgaTCATGACAAGAAAACGTTCCATTTTTCAACATATATGTGGTTCAACTGTTTCTGTCAATGTGAACCATACAAGCTTTGCTGGTTTACATGAATGAATTGAGAAAACCAAATAAACCTTTTTACTTTAACACAGATGTTTCTGGTTAACAATATTTTGCTCAAGTTCAtctaataaatgtatttactgtattttcaatAAGCTTCCTGTAGCTGAATGTACCACTCACTGTTTCATTCAggaattcttaaaaaaaatgtgacagtcttctttataaaaataaagctttgactTCTTCCAAACAAGATAGAAAACATACTGAAgtgtacattttttaatatgTACTATTTAGCGCAAGATACAAAACTATATTTTAGTGGACACCAGTCAACCGGTCAACAATGGTTTAAGATACACTACAAGGTTTAATCTTTTATTAACTCATGGGTCATGAtcaaactcataaagaactcccAGTTCATTACTTGCATTTAGACAATTGTTGGTCTGTAATGcattttttctgaaatgttccacttaaatatgcaaatgaagTAT
This window of the Acanthochromis polyacanthus isolate Apoly-LR-REF ecotype Palm Island chromosome 8, KAUST_Apoly_ChrSc, whole genome shotgun sequence genome carries:
- the LOC110972381 gene encoding cytochrome P450 2F2-like — translated: MSFSVILLLLCVFFIVLLLRPKRPKNFPPGPAPLPILGNILHLSLQNPLKDLERLKKSYGNVYSLFLGPNPVVFIHGVKAMKEAMVTRATDFAGRPQDLFLIDLSKRKGVILIDYGPHWREHRRFALMTMRNFGMGKRSMEDRIHDEIQYTMTTLEKSIGKTLSPQVMFHHAASNIINQVLYGTRFEYDDTFMTETIRCFTEIAKITNGPWAMLYDTFPFIRNLPLPFRKAFENVETLTSLLFGLLNEHKKTRVPGEPQDLIESYLDEMDKRPDDPSFSEDQLNRFAADLHFAGTDTTSNTLLTGFLYLMNYPHIQERCQQEIDKVLEGKDRACFDDRHNMPYVQAVIHEVQRMSNTVPLSVLHCTTKDTELAGYSIPKGTTIIQNLTSLHNEEGQWKYPHEFNPGNFLNDQGEFVKPEAFMPFSAGPRMCLGEGLARMELFLIMVTLLRKFKFIWPDNAGKPDFTPVYGVTLSPRPYRMKVQLRSSA